One genomic region from Aliarcobacter cryaerophilus ATCC 43158 encodes:
- the aroA gene encoding 3-phosphoshikimate 1-carboxyvinyltransferase encodes MSSFNIKRLNKPFDVVIENIASDKSISHRCAMFSLFSNKTSYIKNYLTAEDTLNTLKIVEQLGAKIKRDGSSVEITPVDNLIEPDDVLDCGNSGTAMRLFCGLLASVDGSFVLSGDKYLRSRPMKRVADPLRNIGANIDGRENGNKAPLFIRGEKYLKPFSYISPVDSAQVKSAMILAALRATNVSKYKENELTRDHTERMLKGMGAEIFTDNEGFINIKPLTSHLKPLNITVPADPSSGFFFAVAAAISKGSRVVIKNASLNPTRVEAYVVLKKMGAIVNFIEKENIYEPIGDIEIIGDELNGVEVSENISWLIDELPALSIAMSLAKGKSTVRNAKELRVKESDRIKAVVDNLELCGVDFTEFEDGYEIRGGKLKSATIDSYGDHRIAMSFAIAGLNCDMKIDDVECINSSFPNFKEILDSLY; translated from the coding sequence ATGTCAAGTTTTAATATAAAAAGATTAAATAAGCCTTTTGATGTTGTTATAGAAAATATTGCAAGCGATAAATCAATATCTCACAGATGTGCTATGTTTTCACTATTTTCAAATAAAACTTCATATATTAAAAACTATTTAACTGCAGAAGATACTTTAAATACTCTAAAAATTGTAGAACAATTAGGTGCAAAAATAAAAAGAGATGGAAGTAGTGTTGAAATTACTCCAGTTGATAATTTAATCGAACCTGATGATGTACTTGATTGCGGAAATTCTGGAACTGCTATGAGACTTTTTTGTGGATTATTAGCAAGTGTCGATGGCTCTTTTGTTTTAAGTGGGGATAAATACTTACGAAGCAGACCAATGAAAAGAGTTGCAGATCCTTTAAGAAATATTGGAGCAAATATTGATGGAAGAGAAAATGGAAACAAAGCACCTCTATTTATAAGAGGAGAAAAATATTTAAAACCTTTCTCTTACATCTCACCAGTAGACTCAGCTCAAGTTAAATCAGCTATGATTTTGGCAGCTCTTAGAGCTACTAATGTTAGTAAATATAAAGAAAATGAGCTAACTCGTGATCATACTGAGCGAATGCTAAAAGGTATGGGAGCAGAAATTTTTACAGATAATGAAGGCTTTATTAATATAAAACCTCTAACATCTCACTTAAAGCCTTTAAATATAACTGTTCCAGCTGATCCTTCTAGTGGATTTTTCTTTGCTGTTGCAGCTGCAATTTCAAAAGGCTCTAGGGTTGTAATAAAAAATGCATCTTTAAACCCAACAAGAGTTGAAGCTTATGTTGTTTTAAAAAAAATGGGAGCAATAGTAAATTTTATTGAAAAAGAGAATATTTATGAACCAATTGGTGATATTGAAATTATCGGAGATGAATTAAATGGTGTTGAAGTAAGTGAAAATATATCTTGGCTAATAGATGAGCTTCCAGCACTTAGTATTGCTATGAGCTTAGCAAAAGGAAAATCTACAGTAAGAAATGCAAAAGAGCTAAGAGTAAAAGAGAGTGACCGAATAAAAGCTGTTGTAGATAATTTAGAACTTTGCGGAGTTGATTTTACAGAGTTTGAAGATGGTTATGAAATAAGAGGTGGAAAATTAAAAAGTGCAACTATTGACTCTTATGGTGATCATAGAATTGCTATGAGTTTTGCAATAGCTGGGTTAAATTGTGATATGAAAATAGATGATGTGGAGTGCATAAACTCATCTTTTCCAAACTTTAAAGAGATTTTAGACTCTTTGTATTAA
- a CDS encoding 4-hydroxy-3-methylbut-2-enyl diphosphate reductase, giving the protein MKIELASSYGFCFGVKRAIEIAQKYENSATMGPLIHNEDEINRLKKDFNVGLYSQLSDVKPDDTVIIRTHGIPKNDLRDLKKGVKKVINATCPFVTTPQNIVKNMSKEGYSILIFGDIEHPEVKGVKSYACDLDDVHIILSPKDLKNIKFKNNKIACVAQTTKKKETYLEIINELILKNKEVRVFNTICDATFENQDAARDISRKADIMIVIGGKSSSNTKQLHSICLENCENSYLIENEQELEKSWFKDKKFCGITAGASTPDWVIQKVCDKIKGFKP; this is encoded by the coding sequence TTGAAAATAGAACTAGCAAGTAGCTATGGTTTTTGTTTTGGTGTAAAAAGAGCTATTGAAATTGCACAAAAATATGAAAATAGTGCAACTATGGGACCACTTATTCACAATGAAGATGAGATAAATAGATTAAAAAAAGATTTTAATGTCGGATTGTATTCACAATTAAGTGATGTAAAACCAGATGATACTGTAATTATTAGAACTCATGGTATTCCAAAAAATGATTTAAGAGATCTTAAAAAGGGTGTTAAAAAAGTTATAAATGCTACTTGTCCATTTGTAACAACTCCCCAAAATATAGTAAAAAATATGTCAAAAGAAGGTTACTCTATTCTTATTTTTGGAGATATTGAGCATCCTGAAGTAAAAGGTGTTAAATCTTACGCTTGTGATTTAGATGATGTTCATATAATATTATCTCCAAAAGATCTGAAAAATATAAAATTCAAAAATAATAAAATTGCTTGTGTTGCTCAAACTACAAAGAAAAAAGAGACTTACTTAGAAATCATAAATGAGCTAATTCTAAAAAATAAAGAAGTACGAGTTTTTAATACAATTTGTGATGCAACTTTTGAAAACCAAGATGCAGCAAGAGATATTTCAAGAAAAGCTGATATTATGATTGTAATTGGTGGAAAAAGCTCATCGAATACAAAACAACTACACTCGATTTGTCTTGAAAATTGTGAAAATTCATATTTAATAGAAAATGAACAAGAGTTAGAAAAATCTTGGTTTAAAGATAAAAAATTTTGTGGAATCACTGCAGGTGCGAGCACACCTGACTGGGTTATTCAAAAAGTATGTGATAAAATCAAAGGCTTTAAACCATAA
- the infB gene encoding translation initiation factor IF-2, which translates to MSDKVRVFEIAEEAASTSAEVMQKAKELGIDLKTAQATVSYEDAEEITQYIMTGKSSRIKEPVEEKVSKPEKEIEVNEEADVKALEINDKEQLIENSIKTEIKKPAISKPVLKTEEKFTNLNDEENIINPTKIVPKRKGLVIIKKKRPEEQEVKVVKEDFEVKKTQKSLSDIFGENEEKNFEKNNRLREEHQRNQKIKKEKKKTPIKAQDHGRKLEVSHSNEEFRSSDDSLLGDEVVLLDMDLQDNFKIFDEPKPVNTANHSRSSKPAAFGNTPIGLKRGKRKKRVVRAQEKEDITSIVIPEDIRVYEFAEACGKTPAEVITVLFHLGMMVTKNDFLKQDELEILGEEFGIEVTVKDALEDVNYEESYDEEIDTKSFVTRPPVVTIMGHVDHGKTSLLDKIRSSKVASGEAGGITQHINSYTITKNGQKITFVDTPGHEAFSAMRTRGANVTDIIIIVVAADDGVKAQTEEVISHAKASGCPIIVAINKMDKETANPDMVKAQMAEKNLTPIDWGGDIEFIGVSARTGDGVEDLLENILIQSELLDLKADPTAKAKATVIESSLEKGRGPVANIIVQNGTLRVGDNIVCDTTFGRVKAITNDMGEIVKELGLSETGTVLGLNEVPTTGSSLVAMDSEKEVRDIATTRAEHARAKELSKSTKVSLEEMSGLIAEGKIKQLPVIIKADVGGSLEAIKGSLEKIANDEVKVKVIHSAVGGITESDIVLASASEGCIILGFNVRPTGAIKAKAKSDGVEINTYSIIYDLLDDVKNTLSGMMSAIIREENTGQAEVRETFVVPKVGTVAGCLVTDGKVIRGGHARIIRDGVVTYTGKISSLKRFKDDAKEVASGYECGIMFDKFNDIKVGDYIETFIQIEEKVKIDN; encoded by the coding sequence ATGTCAGATAAAGTAAGAGTTTTTGAGATTGCAGAAGAAGCTGCATCAACAAGCGCTGAGGTTATGCAAAAAGCAAAAGAGCTAGGGATAGATTTGAAGACGGCACAAGCTACTGTGTCTTATGAGGATGCAGAAGAGATTACACAGTATATAATGACTGGAAAAAGTTCTAGAATTAAAGAGCCAGTAGAGGAAAAAGTTTCAAAACCTGAAAAAGAGATAGAAGTAAATGAAGAGGCTGATGTAAAAGCTTTAGAGATAAATGATAAAGAGCAATTAATTGAAAACTCGATAAAAACTGAAATCAAAAAACCAGCTATTTCAAAGCCTGTTTTAAAAACTGAAGAAAAATTTACTAATCTAAATGATGAAGAGAATATAATAAATCCAACAAAAATTGTTCCAAAAAGGAAAGGTCTTGTAATTATTAAGAAAAAAAGACCAGAAGAACAAGAGGTAAAAGTTGTAAAAGAAGATTTTGAAGTTAAAAAAACTCAAAAATCTTTAAGTGATATTTTTGGTGAAAATGAAGAGAAAAATTTTGAAAAAAACAATAGATTAAGAGAAGAACATCAAAGAAATCAAAAAATCAAAAAAGAGAAGAAAAAAACTCCTATAAAAGCTCAAGATCATGGAAGAAAATTAGAAGTTTCACATAGTAATGAAGAGTTTAGAAGTAGTGATGATTCTCTTTTGGGAGATGAGGTTGTTCTTCTTGATATGGATTTACAAGATAATTTTAAAATCTTTGATGAACCAAAGCCAGTAAATACTGCAAATCACTCTAGAAGTTCAAAACCTGCAGCTTTTGGAAATACTCCAATAGGACTTAAAAGAGGAAAAAGAAAGAAAAGAGTTGTTAGAGCTCAAGAGAAAGAAGATATTACTTCTATTGTAATTCCTGAAGATATTAGAGTTTATGAGTTTGCAGAAGCTTGTGGGAAAACTCCAGCTGAAGTTATTACTGTACTATTTCATTTAGGAATGATGGTTACGAAAAATGACTTTTTAAAGCAAGATGAGTTAGAAATACTAGGAGAAGAGTTTGGTATTGAGGTAACTGTAAAAGACGCTTTAGAAGATGTAAATTATGAAGAGAGTTATGATGAAGAGATTGATACTAAATCATTTGTAACTAGACCTCCAGTAGTAACAATAATGGGACATGTTGACCATGGTAAAACATCTTTATTAGATAAAATTAGAAGTTCAAAAGTAGCTTCAGGTGAAGCTGGTGGAATTACACAACATATTAACTCATATACAATTACAAAAAATGGACAAAAAATTACTTTTGTTGATACTCCTGGACACGAAGCATTTAGTGCAATGAGAACAAGAGGAGCAAATGTTACAGATATTATTATTATAGTTGTTGCTGCTGATGATGGAGTAAAAGCTCAAACAGAAGAGGTAATCTCTCATGCAAAAGCTAGTGGTTGTCCAATTATAGTAGCTATAAATAAAATGGATAAAGAAACTGCAAATCCAGATATGGTAAAAGCTCAAATGGCTGAAAAAAATCTAACTCCTATAGATTGGGGTGGAGATATTGAGTTTATTGGAGTATCTGCAAGAACTGGAGATGGAGTTGAAGATTTACTTGAAAATATTCTAATCCAATCTGAACTTCTTGATCTAAAAGCTGATCCTACAGCAAAAGCTAAAGCTACTGTTATAGAATCTTCTTTAGAAAAAGGAAGAGGACCTGTTGCAAATATTATTGTTCAAAATGGAACTTTAAGAGTTGGAGATAATATTGTTTGTGATACTACTTTTGGAAGAGTAAAGGCTATTACAAATGATATGGGAGAAATTGTAAAAGAGTTAGGACTTAGTGAAACAGGAACTGTTTTAGGTCTAAATGAAGTACCAACAACTGGTTCAAGTTTAGTTGCTATGGATAGTGAAAAAGAAGTAAGAGACATTGCAACAACAAGAGCTGAGCATGCACGTGCTAAAGAGTTATCAAAATCTACAAAAGTATCTCTTGAAGAGATGAGTGGATTAATAGCTGAAGGTAAAATTAAACAATTACCAGTAATTATTAAAGCAGATGTTGGTGGTTCTTTAGAAGCAATTAAAGGTTCTTTAGAAAAAATTGCAAATGATGAAGTAAAAGTAAAAGTTATTCATTCAGCTGTTGGTGGAATTACTGAAAGTGATATAGTTCTAGCAAGTGCTAGTGAAGGTTGTATAATCTTAGGATTTAATGTACGACCAACAGGAGCTATAAAAGCTAAAGCAAAATCTGATGGAGTTGAGATAAATACATACTCAATTATATATGATTTACTTGATGATGTAAAAAATACTCTATCTGGAATGATGAGTGCAATTATAAGAGAAGAGAATACTGGTCAAGCAGAAGTTAGAGAAACATTTGTTGTACCAAAAGTAGGAACTGTTGCTGGATGTTTAGTAACAGATGGAAAAGTAATCAGAGGCGGTCATGCTAGAATTATTAGAGATGGAGTTGTTACATATACTGGAAAAATTTCATCACTAAAAAGATTTAAAGATGATGCAAAAGAAGTTGCAAGTGGATATGAGTGTGGAATTATGTTTGATAAATTCAACGATATAAAAGTTGGAGATTATATTGAGACATTTATTCAAATTGAAGAGAAAGTAAAAATTGACAATTAA
- a CDS encoding 30S ribosomal protein S1, protein MRMEDIDLGEDFDFEQMLNESFEQSENNSVVDGVIVDINAERVLVDVGQKIEGLLSVSEITTNGELKYKVGDTIPVMLMGNRGERPSISHRKVLQKEKFNNFIATHGENFEDVTIEAKIVSVKQRGGFTLEDTDGCEYFMPLAQSYMKTIGAIGKTIKAKVIKVNKNQSSIIVSRKKLIEESKSVKDSKIAEILENKEPIDGVIKKITSYGMFVDLGGIDGLVNYNEISYKGPVNPANYYSEGDTVSVIVLSYDKNKQHLSLSIKAALSNPWEEIKDRLEVGDTITVTVSNFESYGAFVDLGNDIEGLLHISELSWNKNIKNPKEILNIGDEINVEVIELNFDQKRLRVSLKNLQEKPFNKFVNSHKVGDILKGKIATLTEFGAFVTLGDVDGLLHNEESSWEPNSKCKNLFKKGDEVEVKIIKIDREKENISLSIKEIATSPAKDFQDKYKIGDIVKGAIKDKKDFGLFIKLENNLDGLVRTEDFGPLNIDEVSIGDEIEAVVINIDTKKNRVRLSIRRLEQQQERDMLKSVNDDMSMTLGDVIKDQFKK, encoded by the coding sequence ATGCGTATGGAAGATATAGATTTAGGTGAAGACTTTGACTTTGAGCAAATGCTAAATGAGTCTTTTGAGCAATCAGAGAACAACTCTGTGGTTGATGGTGTAATTGTTGATATAAATGCTGAGAGAGTTTTAGTTGATGTTGGACAAAAAATTGAAGGTTTATTGTCAGTGTCTGAAATTACAACAAATGGTGAATTAAAGTATAAAGTTGGAGATACAATTCCTGTTATGCTTATGGGAAACAGAGGTGAAAGACCTAGTATTTCTCACAGAAAAGTACTTCAAAAAGAGAAGTTTAATAACTTTATAGCTACTCATGGTGAAAACTTTGAAGACGTTACAATTGAAGCTAAAATAGTATCTGTTAAGCAAAGAGGTGGTTTCACTCTTGAAGATACAGATGGTTGTGAATACTTTATGCCTCTAGCTCAATCATATATGAAAACTATTGGTGCAATTGGAAAAACAATAAAAGCAAAAGTTATTAAAGTAAACAAAAATCAAAGTTCGATTATTGTTTCAAGAAAAAAATTAATTGAAGAGAGTAAATCTGTAAAAGATAGCAAAATTGCTGAAATTTTAGAGAATAAAGAGCCAATTGATGGAGTTATTAAAAAAATTACTTCTTATGGAATGTTTGTAGATTTAGGTGGAATAGATGGTCTTGTAAACTACAATGAGATTTCTTATAAAGGTCCAGTAAACCCAGCAAATTACTACTCTGAAGGTGATACTGTTTCTGTTATTGTATTATCTTATGATAAAAATAAACAACATTTAAGCCTATCAATAAAAGCTGCTTTATCAAATCCATGGGAAGAGATAAAAGATAGATTAGAAGTTGGTGATACTATTACTGTAACTGTTTCAAATTTTGAATCTTATGGAGCTTTTGTTGATTTAGGAAATGATATTGAAGGACTTTTACATATTTCAGAACTTTCTTGGAACAAAAACATTAAAAATCCAAAAGAGATTTTAAATATTGGAGATGAGATAAATGTTGAAGTAATTGAACTAAACTTTGACCAAAAAAGATTAAGAGTTAGTTTAAAAAACCTTCAAGAAAAACCATTTAATAAATTTGTAAACTCTCATAAAGTAGGAGATATTTTAAAAGGAAAAATCGCAACTTTAACTGAATTTGGAGCTTTTGTTACTCTAGGTGATGTTGATGGATTACTTCATAATGAAGAGTCAAGTTGGGAGCCAAATAGTAAATGTAAAAACCTTTTCAAAAAAGGTGATGAAGTTGAAGTTAAAATTATCAAAATAGATAGAGAAAAAGAAAATATATCACTTTCTATAAAAGAAATAGCTACTTCTCCTGCAAAAGATTTCCAAGATAAATACAAAATTGGTGATATTGTAAAAGGTGCTATAAAAGATAAAAAAGATTTCGGTCTATTTATAAAACTTGAGAATAACCTAGATGGACTTGTAAGAACTGAAGATTTTGGTCCATTAAATATTGATGAAGTATCAATTGGTGATGAAATTGAAGCTGTTGTTATAAATATTGACACTAAAAAAAATAGAGTTAGATTATCTATAAGAAGATTAGAGCAACAACAAGAAAGAGATATGCTAAAGTCTGTAAATGATGATATGTCTATGACTTTGGGTGATGTTATAAAAGATCAATTCAAAAAGTAG
- the efp gene encoding elongation factor P, with amino-acid sequence MAIGMSELKKGLKIEVEGIPYKIVEYQHVKPGKGAAFVRAKIKSFLNGKTIEKTFHAGDKCETPNLQQKQMQFLYDDGELLQFMDTSNYEQEGLTYEQVGDAFDWIIDGMQVDMMYFNGKAITVEPPMVVELKIVETPPNFKGDSQGGRKPATLESGAVVQIPFHILEGDVIRVDTRTGEYLEKVK; translated from the coding sequence ATGGCAATTGGAATGAGCGAATTAAAAAAAGGTCTTAAAATTGAAGTTGAGGGAATTCCATATAAAATTGTTGAATATCAACATGTAAAACCTGGGAAAGGTGCTGCATTTGTACGAGCAAAAATAAAATCTTTCTTAAATGGAAAAACTATTGAAAAAACTTTTCACGCTGGTGATAAATGTGAAACTCCAAATTTACAACAAAAACAGATGCAATTTTTGTATGATGATGGTGAATTATTACAATTTATGGATACTTCAAATTATGAGCAAGAAGGTTTAACTTACGAGCAAGTTGGAGATGCATTTGATTGGATAATAGATGGAATGCAAGTAGATATGATGTATTTCAATGGAAAAGCTATTACAGTTGAGCCTCCTATGGTTGTTGAATTAAAAATTGTAGAGACTCCACCAAACTTCAAAGGTGACTCTCAAGGTGGAAGAAAACCAGCTACTTTAGAATCAGGTGCTGTTGTTCAAATACCTTTTCATATTCTTGAAGGTGATGTAATAAGAGTAGATACTAGAACTGGTGAATACTTAGAAAAAGTAAAATAA
- the ribD gene encoding bifunctional diaminohydroxyphosphoribosylaminopyrimidine deaminase/5-amino-6-(5-phosphoribosylamino)uracil reductase RibD, with protein MKIDDNFYMKLAIDEAWKYQLLTYPNPAVGCVVVKAGKLLAVEAHKEAGMPHAEINALKTAFLTQEPNSVLKIKNKSSEIHEYLIKNHNNFFADCEIYTTLEPCNHDGKTPSCAKLLSILKPQRVIIGSFDTNKIASGGIKTLEDENINITTNVLEKECENLLIPFKSWQNKTCIFFKMAQTLNGAIDGQISSQRAKLYLHTLRDKIDLLLIGGNTVRTDKPTLDTRYIKGSEPDVFIYSKNKVFPQNIPLFKVPNRKVIISDDLFKILDYKFVMVEGVYNLLDILKDKIDFFILIISPKIRNGINALNELNIDFEILHENYLGDEKIVFLKKKI; from the coding sequence ATGAAGATTGATGATAATTTCTATATGAAATTAGCCATTGATGAGGCTTGGAAATATCAACTTTTAACTTACCCAAATCCTGCTGTTGGGTGTGTTGTTGTAAAAGCTGGAAAGCTTTTAGCAGTTGAAGCACATAAAGAAGCAGGAATGCCACATGCTGAAATCAATGCACTAAAAACTGCATTCCTTACACAAGAACCAAATTCGGTTTTAAAAATCAAAAATAAAAGTTCTGAAATACATGAATACTTAATTAAAAATCATAATAATTTTTTTGCAGATTGTGAAATATATACAACGCTAGAACCTTGCAATCATGATGGAAAAACTCCATCTTGTGCAAAACTTTTATCTATTTTAAAACCACAAAGAGTAATTATTGGTTCATTTGATACAAACAAAATTGCAAGTGGTGGTATAAAAACATTAGAAGATGAAAATATAAACATCACAACAAATGTTTTAGAAAAAGAGTGTGAAAATCTTTTAATTCCTTTTAAATCTTGGCAAAATAAAACTTGTATATTTTTCAAAATGGCACAAACTTTAAATGGTGCAATAGATGGTCAAATTAGCTCTCAAAGAGCAAAACTATATTTACATACGTTAAGAGATAAGATTGACCTTCTCTTGATTGGTGGAAACACTGTAAGAACTGATAAACCAACTTTAGATACAAGATATATAAAAGGGAGCGAACCAGATGTTTTTATTTATAGTAAAAATAAAGTTTTTCCTCAAAATATACCACTTTTTAAAGTACCAAACAGAAAAGTAATTATCAGTGATGATTTATTTAAAATACTTGATTATAAGTTTGTGATGGTTGAAGGTGTTTATAATCTTCTTGATATTTTAAAAGATAAAATAGACTTTTTTATTTTAATAATAAGCCCAAAAATTAGAAATGGAATTAATGCTTTAAACGAGCTAAATATAGATTTTGAAATATTACATGAAAACTATTTAGGGGATGAAAAGATAGTTTTTTTAAAAAAGAAGATTTAA
- the rbfA gene encoding 30S ribosome-binding factor RbfA: MKSINLQRTESLLMELIPQALSQLQNSKINSLPITGVNCKNGKYDAIVYFDGSDFDKNEVKEVIESLKKANGRIKSDVLASTGWYKCPNFKFELDTSLEKSKNIEDLFAKIKKDKTKSEKE, encoded by the coding sequence ATGAAAAGTATAAATCTTCAAAGAACTGAATCCTTATTGATGGAGCTTATACCTCAAGCTCTGTCACAACTACAAAACAGTAAAATAAACTCTTTACCAATAACAGGTGTAAACTGTAAGAACGGAAAATACGATGCAATTGTATATTTTGATGGTAGTGATTTTGATAAAAATGAGGTAAAAGAGGTAATTGAATCTCTAAAAAAAGCAAATGGAAGAATAAAAAGTGATGTATTGGCAAGTACAGGATGGTATAAATGTCCAAATTTTAAATTTGAACTAGATACATCTTTGGAAAAATCAAAAAATATTGAAGACCTATTTGCAAAAATAAAAAAAGATAAAACAAAAAGTGAAAAAGAATGA
- the rimP gene encoding ribosome maturation factor RimP, translated as MNLEEQIKLIVENSGLKLYDIVTKKEHERNVFRVIVTSKDGVNLDKCAEISRLISPILDIDEPMGGKYNLEVSSPGIERKLKKPEHFIASIGELVKVKNIETDSLKGELLSADNAKITIKTEFGEEEITYDNILSAATYFEW; from the coding sequence ATGAATTTAGAAGAGCAAATTAAACTAATAGTTGAAAATAGTGGGCTAAAGCTTTATGATATTGTTACAAAAAAAGAGCATGAGAGAAATGTTTTTAGAGTTATTGTAACATCAAAAGATGGTGTAAATTTAGATAAATGTGCTGAAATTTCAAGATTAATATCTCCAATTTTAGATATTGATGAGCCAATGGGTGGAAAATATAATCTTGAAGTTAGTTCTCCTGGAATTGAGAGAAAATTAAAAAAACCAGAACATTTTATAGCGAGTATTGGTGAGCTTGTAAAAGTGAAAAATATTGAAACAGATAGTTTAAAAGGTGAACTTTTAAGCGCAGACAATGCCAAAATAACTATAAAAACAGAGTTCGGAGAAGAAGAAATTACTTATGATAATATCTTAAGTGCTGCAACATATTTTGAGTGGTAA
- the serA gene encoding phosphoglycerate dehydrogenase, with product MSKKTIVVCDHIHEAGLKILEKTEDINYVFAADIDKVKLLDIIKDADVAITRSSTDVDEKFLNAAVKLKAIIRAGVGYDNVDIEGCSKRGIIAMNVPTANTIAAVELTMAHMLSCMRKFPYAHNQLKIDRVWKREDWYGNELYGKKLGVIGFGNIGHRVALRAKAFEMDVITYDPFIPSTKATDLGITYTTNFEDILACDIITIHTPKNKDTIDMISFDEIKKMKDGVILINCARGGLYNEEALVENLKSGKIAMAGIDVFKKEPATSHPLLDLPNVTLTAHLGANTKESQKEISIQSANNAIESARGISYPNALNLPIDESKIPSFVKPYIELTQKMAFLLAQISKSEIRAIEVSAEGELAEFVDSLQTFASVGVLSASASSSSVNYVNANFIAKEKNIELTTKKLTNSSGYKNKVSVKITNAKGVKAISGTVFGEDVQRVVDLDGFVIDVEPKGKMIIMKNKDIPGVVGKVGNILGENGINISDFRLSRGKEGTALAVILIDEKANSKVTSELDNLEASIAVAYAEI from the coding sequence ATGAGTAAAAAAACAATTGTAGTTTGTGATCATATTCACGAAGCTGGATTAAAAATTTTAGAAAAAACAGAAGATATAAATTATGTATTTGCAGCTGATATTGATAAAGTAAAACTATTAGATATTATAAAAGATGCAGATGTTGCAATTACTAGATCTTCAACAGATGTTGATGAAAAATTTTTAAATGCAGCAGTTAAGTTAAAAGCAATTATACGAGCTGGTGTTGGTTATGATAATGTTGATATTGAAGGTTGCAGTAAAAGGGGAATAATCGCTATGAATGTTCCTACTGCAAATACAATAGCAGCAGTTGAGCTTACAATGGCTCATATGTTATCTTGTATGAGAAAATTTCCATATGCTCATAATCAATTAAAAATTGATAGAGTTTGGAAAAGAGAAGATTGGTATGGAAATGAGCTTTATGGTAAAAAACTAGGTGTTATTGGTTTTGGAAATATTGGTCATAGAGTTGCGCTTAGAGCTAAAGCTTTTGAAATGGATGTTATTACTTATGACCCATTTATTCCTAGCACAAAAGCAACAGATTTAGGTATTACTTATACTACAAATTTTGAAGACATATTAGCTTGTGATATTATTACAATTCATACTCCAAAAAACAAAGATACTATTGATATGATTAGTTTCGATGAGATAAAAAAAATGAAAGATGGTGTTATATTAATAAACTGTGCTAGAGGTGGATTATATAATGAGGAAGCTCTTGTAGAAAATTTAAAGAGTGGAAAAATTGCAATGGCTGGAATTGATGTATTCAAAAAAGAGCCAGCAACTTCTCATCCACTTTTAGATTTACCAAATGTAACTTTAACAGCACATCTTGGAGCAAATACAAAAGAGAGTCAAAAAGAGATATCTATTCAAAGTGCAAACAATGCAATAGAAAGTGCAAGAGGTATATCATATCCAAATGCTTTAAATCTTCCAATTGATGAGAGTAAAATTCCTTCTTTTGTAAAACCATATATCGAATTAACTCAAAAAATGGCATTTTTACTAGCACAAATTAGTAAAAGCGAAATTAGAGCTATTGAAGTAAGTGCAGAGGGTGAATTAGCTGAATTTGTAGATTCTTTACAAACTTTTGCAAGTGTTGGTGTTCTTAGTGCTAGTGCTAGTAGCAGTAGTGTAAACTATGTAAATGCAAACTTTATTGCTAAAGAGAAAAATATAGAATTAACTACTAAAAAATTAACAAATAGTAGTGGTTACAAAAATAAAGTATCTGTAAAAATTACAAATGCAAAAGGTGTAAAAGCTATATCAGGAACTGTATTTGGTGAAGATGTTCAAAGAGTTGTTGATCTTGATGGTTTTGTTATTGATGTTGAACCAAAAGGTAAAATGATTATCATGAAAAACAAAGATATTCCAGGTGTTGTAGGAAAAGTTGGAAATATTTTAGGTGAAAATGGTATCAATATATCTGACTTTAGACTAAGTCGTGGTAAAGAAGGAACTGCTCTTGCAGTTATATTAATAGATGAAAAAGCAAACTCAAAAGTAACTAGTGAACTTGATAATTTAGAAGCTAGCATTGCTGTTGCTTATGCTGAAATATAA